The following proteins are encoded in a genomic region of Micromonospora olivasterospora:
- a CDS encoding ABC transporter permease, whose translation MSAHTSTSASVLPRRERGGWPAAAVPFFRNFALVPALIAAVVVGALLNDRFLTARNLINVLQQSSELAVIVVALSLVLLVGRIDLSLESTFGLSAMVAALLVVPAATGGYGVELNPVLGILVALGVGVAFGAVNGGLIVYLKLNAFVATLAMMILLRGLVLGVGSGKTVFGLPDVILWLGSGSVLGIPVSVYIAGILFLSVGVFLRYHRIGRAIYAIGGNPDAARAAGIRVQRVLFGIFVFGGAMAALAGLMQAGRLGAVTAVQGQNLIFTAVAASVIGGISLNGGRGSMFGALTGVLTLGVVSNVLTLSQVPSFWIDAAYGVIILVALIMSRLTSGEGQTM comes from the coding sequence ATGAGCGCGCACACCTCGACGTCTGCCTCCGTCCTGCCCAGGCGCGAACGCGGCGGCTGGCCGGCAGCCGCAGTTCCGTTCTTCCGGAACTTCGCCCTGGTGCCGGCTCTCATCGCGGCGGTCGTGGTCGGCGCCCTGCTCAACGACCGGTTCCTGACCGCCCGGAATCTGATCAATGTGCTCCAGCAGTCCTCCGAGCTGGCCGTCATCGTCGTGGCGCTGTCGCTTGTGCTGTTGGTCGGCCGGATCGACCTGTCCTTGGAATCGACCTTCGGTTTGTCGGCCATGGTCGCAGCGTTGCTGGTGGTCCCGGCGGCGACGGGCGGGTACGGGGTGGAGCTGAACCCCGTCCTGGGCATCCTGGTAGCACTGGGCGTAGGTGTGGCGTTCGGTGCCGTGAACGGCGGCCTGATCGTGTACCTGAAGCTGAACGCCTTCGTCGCGACCTTGGCGATGATGATCCTGTTGCGGGGCCTGGTGCTCGGAGTGGGAAGCGGCAAGACCGTCTTCGGGCTGCCCGACGTCATCCTCTGGCTCGGGTCGGGCTCCGTCCTGGGGATCCCCGTCTCGGTCTACATCGCGGGCATCCTGTTCCTGAGTGTGGGGGTGTTCCTGCGCTACCACCGGATCGGCCGGGCGATCTACGCCATCGGTGGCAATCCCGACGCCGCGCGCGCCGCCGGCATCCGGGTACAGCGAGTGCTCTTCGGCATCTTCGTCTTCGGCGGGGCGATGGCCGCCCTCGCCGGCCTGATGCAGGCCGGCCGGCTCGGTGCCGTCACCGCGGTGCAGGGACAGAACCTGATCTTCACCGCCGTCGCCGCCTCGGTCATCGGCGGGATCAGCCTCAACGGCGGCCGGGGTTCGATGTTCGGTGCGCTGACCGGTGTCCTCACCCTGGGAGTCGTCTCCAACGTGCTGACCCTCTCCCAGGTGCCGTCCTTCTGGATCGATGCGGCGTACGGCGTGATCATTCTCGTCGCACTGATCATGTCCCGGTTGACCAGCGGCGAGGGCCAGACGATGTGA
- a CDS encoding Cgl0159 family (beta/alpha)8-fold protein, whose product MTVVGPDEVRDLVRMRAVDPGRIKQLLAQRAMPQLWRSSEKRLMMVAADHPARGALGAGSDALAMANRVGLLDRLVRALAHDGVDGVLGTADVIEDLLLLGALEGKVVIGSMNRGGIANTSFEIDDRFTGYSADAIAAGGLQGGKMLLRIDPEDLATPSTLHACGAAVDDLARHGLMAMIEPFISRRANGRLANDLNVTEAIRAATIAAGLGSTSAYTWLKLPVVADMEALLSSTTMPVLLLGGEVGPDQAAQFDSWSAALESPNVRGLVVGRSMLYPADGDVESAVDAAVRML is encoded by the coding sequence ATGACGGTGGTAGGACCTGATGAAGTGCGCGATCTCGTTCGCATGCGCGCGGTGGATCCGGGGCGGATCAAACAGCTCCTCGCCCAGCGCGCCATGCCGCAGCTCTGGCGGAGTAGTGAGAAGCGACTGATGATGGTCGCCGCCGATCATCCGGCGCGTGGTGCGTTGGGCGCCGGCTCCGACGCTCTGGCCATGGCGAACCGGGTCGGCCTGCTCGACCGACTCGTGCGTGCGCTTGCGCACGATGGTGTCGACGGCGTCCTCGGCACCGCGGACGTGATCGAAGACCTTCTGCTGCTGGGTGCGCTCGAAGGCAAGGTCGTGATCGGCTCGATGAACCGTGGTGGCATCGCCAACACGTCGTTCGAGATCGACGATCGATTCACCGGCTACTCTGCCGACGCCATAGCCGCGGGCGGACTCCAAGGCGGGAAGATGCTGCTTCGCATCGATCCGGAGGACCTGGCGACGCCTTCGACCCTCCACGCGTGCGGCGCAGCCGTCGACGACCTGGCCCGGCACGGTCTGATGGCGATGATCGAGCCCTTCATCTCCCGGCGGGCCAACGGACGGCTGGCCAATGACCTGAACGTGACGGAGGCTATCCGGGCGGCCACGATCGCGGCCGGCCTCGGCTCCACCTCGGCGTATACGTGGTTGAAGCTGCCGGTGGTAGCCGACATGGAGGCCCTGCTGTCCTCGACGACCATGCCTGTGCTGTTACTCGGCGGCGAGGTGGGGCCGGACCAGGCCGCGCAGTTCGACTCCTGGTCCGCAGCGCTCGAGAGTCCGAACGTGCGTGGCTTGGTCGTGGGCAGGTCGATGCTCTACCCGGCCGACGGCGACGTCGAGTCGGCGGTCGACGCCGCGGTGAGGATGCTCTGA
- a CDS encoding MarR family transcriptional regulator, translating into MSTDPGQPRNQAGDGSGNLGDWATWQGPDMDWQPSPAPSPAVTRTDAGTVHAGDTPHHPADEPPTTTAPLHPDQPQPQPTADSRRVRDRDEARRLFDKHAAHIARETEHRRHLGELWNALIERMDGEGTITASLSALAKATSTEATSTTRPTVQNRMGVLLGSGLLQLVQNGSGRLAAQYRVTDPGEPQQAPLPALPTGSRWVRNRDGARPVFGRHAGRFKMQWRDDLQELWNVLIGRMDDAGMITASESDLTEATSIPRATVHSRIEALRDSGLLQMVQEGHRHAAAQYRVIDPGQPQQAPVPGPALAPDLPQGEDLPRLDDWDTLPMSGPAPAPPAGTNLPGPPDDPDAPTASPWPTGPVPDIDVTHGHGAAIPTNFGQPPTDNQPDDGNRNLGAWATNQEPDMDWQPSRAPSPAVPLHADDTLQHPADQPPTATAPLHPDQPQPQPTAAGGSVRDPDAARTLFDKHAEHIATATQQQPEKLRQLWNALIEQMDGEGNITASPTALANAISTEEQRVVKSTVHNWIAALRDRGLLHQLQKGRGRLPAQYRVTDPGEPQQAPLSALPAGSKWVRNRDRARQVFDQHDGRFAMRRRDDLKRLWNALIDHMDDAGRITASESALADETKTQKQTVGKRIKELRDRGLLQLVKESHSQVAAQYAVSDPGQPRQAPMPGPALGPDRPQGEDLPRRDHGDTSPMPGPESASSAGTGLPGPSGLPRPPDDPDAPTASS; encoded by the coding sequence ATGTCCACCGACCCCGGCCAGCCGCGCAATCAGGCCGGCGACGGCAGCGGGAACCTCGGCGACTGGGCCACCTGGCAGGGGCCGGACATGGACTGGCAACCATCCCCCGCGCCCTCCCCGGCGGTGACCCGCACCGACGCCGGCACTGTCCACGCCGGCGACACCCCCCATCACCCGGCCGACGAGCCACCCACCACCACCGCCCCGCTGCACCCCGACCAACCCCAACCCCAACCCACTGCGGACAGCCGGCGGGTGCGCGACCGGGATGAGGCCCGGAGGCTGTTCGACAAGCACGCCGCCCACATCGCCCGCGAAACGGAGCACCGAAGGCATCTGGGGGAGTTGTGGAACGCCCTGATCGAGCGTATGGACGGCGAGGGGACCATCACCGCCAGTCTGTCAGCCCTCGCCAAGGCAACATCCACCGAGGCGACATCCACAACGCGGCCGACGGTACAAAATCGGATGGGGGTATTGCTCGGCAGTGGTCTGCTGCAGCTGGTCCAGAATGGTAGCGGTCGCCTGGCGGCGCAGTACAGGGTGACCGATCCGGGTGAGCCCCAGCAAGCACCGTTGCCGGCCCTTCCCACGGGCAGCCGGTGGGTGCGCAACCGGGACGGGGCCCGGCCAGTGTTCGGCCGGCACGCCGGCCGCTTCAAAATGCAGTGGCGGGATGATCTGCAGGAGTTGTGGAACGTCCTGATCGGCCGTATGGACGACGCCGGGATGATCACCGCCAGCGAGTCAGACCTCACCGAGGCGACATCCATACCGCGGGCGACGGTGCATAGCCGGATCGAGGCATTGCGCGACAGTGGTCTGCTGCAGATGGTCCAGGAAGGTCACCGTCACGCGGCGGCGCAGTACAGGGTGATCGATCCGGGTCAGCCCCAGCAAGCACCGGTGCCCGGCCCTGCTCTCGCACCGGACCTCCCGCAGGGTGAGGACCTGCCCCGGCTGGACGACTGGGACACGCTGCCGATGTCCGGGCCGGCACCTGCCCCGCCAGCGGGCACGAATCTGCCCGGGCCGCCGGACGACCCGGACGCCCCCACGGCATCGCCCTGGCCGACCGGCCCGGTTCCCGACATTGATGTGACCCACGGCCACGGTGCTGCGATACCCACCAACTTCGGCCAGCCGCCCACCGACAATCAGCCCGACGACGGCAACAGGAACCTCGGCGCCTGGGCCACCAACCAGGAACCCGACATGGACTGGCAACCATCCCGCGCACCCTCCCCAGCGGTGCCCCTCCACGCCGACGACACCCTCCAGCACCCGGCCGACCAGCCACCCACCGCCACCGCCCCACTGCACCCCGACCAACCCCAACCCCAACCCACTGCGGCCGGCGGGTCGGTGCGCGACCCGGATGCGGCCCGAACGCTGTTCGACAAGCACGCCGAACACATCGCCACCGCAACGCAGCAGCAGCCGGAAAAGCTGCGGCAGTTGTGGAACGCCCTGATCGAGCAAATGGACGGCGAGGGGAACATCACCGCCAGCCCGACAGCCCTCGCCAATGCGATATCCACAGAAGAGCAGAGGGTGGTGAAGTCGACGGTACATAATTGGATCGCGGCGTTGCGCGACCGTGGTCTGCTGCATCAGCTCCAGAAAGGTCGCGGCCGCCTGCCGGCGCAGTACAGGGTGACCGATCCGGGTGAGCCCCAGCAAGCACCGTTGTCGGCCCTTCCCGCGGGCAGCAAGTGGGTGCGCAACCGGGATAGGGCCCGGCAAGTGTTCGACCAGCACGACGGCCGCTTCGCAATGCGCCGGCGGGATGATCTGAAGCGGTTGTGGAACGCCCTGATCGACCATATGGACGACGCCGGGAGAATCACCGCCAGCGAATCAGCCCTCGCCGACGAGACAAAAACACAGAAGCAGACGGTAGGTAAGCGGATCAAAGAATTGCGCGACCGTGGTCTGCTGCAGCTGGTCAAGGAAAGTCACAGTCAGGTGGCGGCGCAGTACGCGGTGAGCGATCCGGGTCAGCCCCGGCAAGCACCGATGCCGGGCCCTGCCCTCGGACCGGACCGCCCGCAGGGTGAGGACCTGCCCCGGCGGGACCACGGGGATACGTCGCCGATGCCCGGGCCGGAATCTGCCTCGTCGGCGGGCACGGGTCTGCCTGGGCCCTCAGGGCTGCCCAGGCCGCCGGACGACCCGGACGCCCCCACGGCATCGTCCTGA
- a CDS encoding amidase, with protein MSAQTVADLDIVALRTLLASGEVSSREATQACLDRIEELDGTLNAFVQVDPTRALEVADALDTMRRAGHVLGELHGVPLALKDNISQAGYVNAAGSAILAGDVASSDATVVERLKRAGAVILGRLNMHEFAQGVTTYNPHTGPTRNPWDVGRSPGGSSGGSGVAVAAREVFGALGTDTGCSVRLPAAFNGVTGIRPTIGRVSNSGVTPLAWSMDTVGPLARTAEDCGTILRAIAGHDSKDPATSMRPVALRPAEPTNLRVAVLAPGPDRPTDPDVQQALDAALSPLGSFSAVVETVHIDDLEHAITALKVVNMAEPAGTHGRWVRTRADEYGDDLRTLMEGAELFLASHYIQAQRYRSHLQSLLDDVLRSFDVLVTPTVEFGAPPLGAEEITLPSGQTVDVITGVLRYNAIPSLTGLPAISLPAGFTEDGLPIGMQLIGRAFEEDLLVVAAASYQQLTSWHARSPVPHS; from the coding sequence GTGAGTGCGCAGACCGTCGCCGACCTCGACATCGTGGCGCTGCGCACGCTGCTGGCCAGCGGCGAGGTCAGCTCCCGGGAAGCCACCCAGGCATGCCTGGACCGCATCGAGGAACTGGACGGGACGCTCAACGCCTTCGTCCAGGTGGATCCCACCCGGGCGCTGGAGGTCGCCGACGCCTTGGACACCATGCGACGTGCCGGGCATGTGCTCGGCGAACTGCACGGCGTCCCTCTCGCGCTCAAGGACAACATCTCGCAGGCCGGTTACGTCAATGCGGCGGGCAGCGCGATTCTCGCGGGAGACGTCGCGTCGTCGGACGCGACCGTCGTCGAGCGGCTGAAGCGAGCGGGAGCGGTGATCCTGGGCCGCCTGAACATGCACGAGTTCGCCCAAGGGGTCACGACGTACAACCCGCACACCGGCCCCACCCGGAATCCGTGGGATGTCGGCCGTTCGCCGGGCGGATCCAGCGGTGGGTCGGGGGTCGCCGTCGCAGCGCGCGAGGTCTTCGGAGCCCTGGGCACCGATACCGGTTGCTCGGTCCGGCTCCCGGCGGCGTTCAACGGCGTCACCGGCATTCGCCCGACCATCGGCCGGGTGAGCAACTCCGGTGTCACGCCCCTGGCCTGGAGCATGGACACCGTAGGCCCCTTGGCGCGTACGGCCGAAGACTGCGGGACGATCCTGCGGGCGATCGCGGGACACGACTCGAAGGACCCGGCCACGTCCATGCGCCCGGTCGCGCTCCGGCCGGCTGAACCCACCAACCTTCGAGTCGCCGTGCTGGCCCCCGGCCCCGACCGGCCTACCGACCCGGATGTCCAGCAGGCGCTCGACGCGGCCCTGTCACCGTTGGGCTCCTTCAGCGCCGTCGTCGAGACGGTGCACATCGACGACCTCGAGCACGCCATCACCGCGCTCAAGGTGGTCAACATGGCAGAACCCGCCGGGACGCACGGCCGGTGGGTGCGGACCCGCGCCGACGAGTACGGTGACGACCTACGTACTCTCATGGAAGGCGCCGAGCTGTTTCTGGCGAGTCACTACATTCAAGCGCAGCGCTACCGGAGCCATCTGCAGTCGCTGCTGGACGACGTGTTGCGTAGCTTCGACGTCTTGGTGACGCCTACCGTCGAGTTCGGAGCACCCCCGCTCGGTGCGGAGGAGATCACGCTTCCGAGCGGGCAGACGGTGGACGTCATCACGGGAGTGCTGCGCTACAATGCGATCCCCTCGCTGACCGGACTCCCCGCCATCAGCCTCCCTGCCGGATTCACCGAAGACGGACTGCCGATCGGGATGCAGCTGATCGGCCGGGCCTTCGAGGAGGACCTTCTCGTGGTGGCGGCGGCGTCCTATCAACAGCTGACCTCGTGGCATGCACGATCGCCGGTGCCACACTCCTGA
- a CDS encoding sugar ABC transporter substrate-binding protein has translation MAFIAASALMLSACGSDDGSGDGAGTSEGKTIGLAMPFLSQEGYVVQQKLTLAEAKDAGLRLLEPTDAKQDPGRQITDVRTLITNGAEGLIVVPIDSDAIAPALDYAKDNDVPVVATDVAPSNGKVAITVRADNALMGKSACEEMGRLLNGAGKVLELQGDLASINGLDRTNGFNDCIKENFPGIAVVSKPTHWNADEAANQTQSVISADDDITGIYVHSDCGLLPSVINVLKGAHKLTKAGEPGHISIVSIDGCPFGLDQIRQGYLDATVSQPIDKYAEYGIDYLARAMKGETFKAGKTDHDSTIVVNNGNPEDLLPSPLVTKANVDDASLFGNNANS, from the coding sequence GTGGCGTTCATCGCGGCCAGCGCCTTGATGCTGAGCGCCTGCGGATCGGACGACGGATCCGGTGACGGAGCCGGCACGAGTGAGGGGAAAACGATCGGACTGGCGATGCCGTTCCTCTCTCAGGAGGGCTATGTCGTTCAGCAGAAGCTGACCCTGGCCGAGGCGAAGGACGCGGGCCTGCGCCTGCTGGAACCGACCGATGCCAAGCAGGACCCGGGCCGGCAGATCACCGATGTGCGAACGCTGATCACCAACGGCGCCGAGGGTCTCATCGTGGTCCCGATCGACTCCGACGCGATCGCGCCCGCTCTCGACTATGCGAAGGACAACGACGTGCCCGTCGTAGCGACGGACGTCGCGCCGTCGAATGGCAAGGTGGCCATCACCGTCCGAGCAGACAATGCGCTCATGGGCAAGTCGGCGTGTGAGGAGATGGGCAGGCTGCTGAACGGCGCGGGCAAGGTGCTCGAACTCCAAGGTGACCTGGCCAGCATCAACGGCCTCGATCGGACCAACGGCTTCAACGACTGCATCAAGGAGAACTTCCCCGGCATCGCCGTCGTGTCCAAGCCCACCCACTGGAACGCCGACGAGGCCGCCAACCAGACCCAGTCGGTGATCAGTGCCGACGACGACATCACGGGTATCTACGTGCACTCCGACTGCGGCCTGCTGCCGTCGGTGATCAACGTGCTCAAGGGTGCGCACAAGTTGACGAAGGCCGGCGAGCCGGGGCACATCTCCATCGTCTCCATCGACGGCTGCCCCTTCGGTCTCGACCAGATCCGGCAGGGATACCTGGACGCCACGGTCTCGCAGCCGATCGACAAGTACGCCGAGTACGGCATCGACTACCTCGCCCGAGCGATGAAGGGGGAGACCTTCAAGGCGGGCAAGACCGACCACGACAGCACCATCGTCGTCAACAACGGCAACCCGGAGGACCTGTTGCCCTCACCTCTCGTCACGAAGGCGAACGTCGACGACGCCTCGCTGTTCGGGAACAACGCGAACTCGTGA
- a CDS encoding CoA-acylating methylmalonate-semialdehyde dehydrogenase, translated as MAIETTTYDHIIGGSRYAGQGDRVADVYDPATGATMRRVRLASEADADAAVASAAKAYESWAEASVTARSRVMYAFRQLLVEHETDLAEVISAEHGKTIDDARGEVVRGREVVEFACGVPELLKGEYSDQVSTGVDTFTFRQPLGVVAGITPFNFPAMVPLWMHPIAIATGNTFVLKPSERVPGASDLIARLYAEAGLPAGVFNVLHGDRVAVDALLRHRDVAAVSFVGSTPVARYVHQTASAAGKRVQALGGAKNHAVVMPDADLDHAARQILAAAYGSAGQRCMAISAVLAVGGIADELVAKLRDLTLGLRVGPGTSPDSDLGPVISPVARDRVVGYVDQAERDGADVVVDGRGTTVPGHDEGFFVGPTLLDRVSSTMSAYQDEVFGPLLCVLRVPSLGTALELVNANPYGNGTAVFTASGGVARTFQRQVKAGMVGVNVPVPVPMAFHSFGGWKDSRFADHHIHGPEGVRFYTQAKVVTTRWPERADRGSTGFAFPTAS; from the coding sequence ATGGCGATCGAGACGACAACGTACGACCACATCATCGGCGGCAGCAGGTACGCAGGACAGGGCGATCGGGTCGCGGACGTCTATGACCCGGCGACGGGTGCGACGATGCGCCGGGTCAGACTCGCCTCGGAGGCTGATGCCGACGCCGCGGTGGCAAGCGCCGCCAAGGCTTACGAGTCGTGGGCGGAGGCGTCGGTCACGGCACGTTCCCGGGTCATGTACGCGTTCCGCCAGCTCCTCGTCGAGCATGAGACCGACCTCGCGGAGGTGATCTCCGCCGAACACGGGAAGACGATCGACGACGCGCGGGGAGAGGTCGTGCGCGGACGCGAGGTGGTGGAGTTCGCGTGCGGAGTCCCCGAGCTGCTCAAGGGCGAGTACAGCGATCAGGTCTCGACCGGTGTGGACACGTTCACGTTCCGGCAGCCGCTCGGCGTGGTGGCCGGGATCACTCCGTTCAACTTCCCGGCGATGGTCCCGTTGTGGATGCACCCGATCGCGATCGCCACGGGCAACACATTCGTCTTGAAACCGTCCGAGCGGGTACCGGGCGCTTCCGACCTCATCGCTCGCTTGTACGCCGAAGCGGGACTACCGGCCGGCGTCTTCAACGTGCTTCATGGTGACCGGGTCGCGGTGGATGCGTTGCTGAGGCACCGGGACGTCGCCGCGGTCTCGTTCGTCGGGTCGACGCCGGTGGCCCGGTACGTCCACCAGACCGCCAGCGCGGCGGGGAAACGGGTACAGGCGCTGGGGGGTGCGAAGAATCATGCGGTGGTGATGCCCGACGCCGATCTCGACCACGCGGCGCGCCAGATCCTCGCGGCCGCCTACGGCTCGGCGGGCCAGCGATGCATGGCCATCTCGGCCGTTCTCGCGGTCGGTGGCATCGCCGACGAACTCGTCGCGAAGCTCCGTGACCTCACGCTCGGCCTGAGGGTGGGCCCCGGCACCTCGCCTGACTCCGACCTCGGGCCGGTGATCTCCCCGGTTGCCCGTGACCGCGTCGTCGGGTACGTCGACCAGGCGGAGCGGGACGGCGCCGACGTGGTGGTCGACGGGCGAGGCACGACGGTTCCAGGCCACGACGAGGGCTTCTTCGTCGGTCCTACCTTGCTTGATCGGGTCTCCAGCACGATGAGCGCGTACCAGGACGAGGTGTTCGGGCCGTTGCTCTGCGTCCTGCGGGTGCCGAGTCTAGGCACGGCGTTGGAACTCGTGAACGCCAATCCCTATGGCAACGGGACGGCGGTGTTCACCGCCTCGGGTGGGGTTGCCCGGACCTTCCAACGGCAGGTCAAGGCAGGGATGGTCGGTGTCAACGTGCCGGTGCCCGTCCCGATGGCGTTCCACTCCTTCGGTGGATGGAAGGACTCGCGTTTCGCCGACCACCACATCCACGGGCCCGAGGGCGTGCGGTTCTACACCCAGGCCAAGGTCGTCACCACGAGGTGGCCGGAACGTGCAGACAGGGGCAGCACCGGCTTCGCCTTCCCCACTGCCAGCTAA
- a CDS encoding nuclear transport factor 2 family protein, translated as MTIALEERIRRLESHEEIRRLKAHYAYLCDTGADADRYLELFTEDGAWIGDHGFGEHRGTEALRRFYADSAGRMSWAFHVIVAPHIELSEDGNSAKVRWYLWQPSTVNGRGDHWVSGWYDDTMRIEDGRWKFVEMRLRFATIAPFDAGWSAAQFGPFAASAAS; from the coding sequence ATGACCATCGCTCTGGAGGAGCGGATCCGCAGGCTCGAGTCCCATGAGGAGATCCGCCGGCTCAAGGCCCACTACGCCTACCTGTGTGACACCGGCGCGGACGCCGACCGATACCTGGAGCTCTTCACCGAGGACGGCGCCTGGATCGGCGACCACGGCTTCGGAGAGCACCGGGGTACCGAAGCGCTCAGGCGGTTCTACGCCGACTCGGCGGGGCGGATGAGTTGGGCGTTCCACGTCATCGTGGCGCCGCACATCGAGCTCAGCGAGGACGGGAACTCGGCGAAGGTCCGCTGGTACCTGTGGCAGCCGTCGACGGTCAACGGCAGAGGCGACCACTGGGTCTCGGGATGGTACGACGACACCATGCGCATCGAGGACGGTCGCTGGAAGTTCGTGGAGATGCGGCTGCGGTTCGCCACCATCGCTCCGTTCGACGCCGGCTGGAGCGCGGCGCAGTTCGGCCCGTTCGCGGCATCAGCAGCCTCATGA
- a CDS encoding sugar ABC transporter ATP-binding protein: MAMKGGPGERDPGPATLHVEAVTKRYGATQALADGALTVRRGSSHALVGRNGAGKSTLVSIVSGLESADSGIVRIDGEPVPPVADRNAWKSLVSCVYQRPSVVPGASVAENLFLNEQPTTRFGAIDWKRMRRQAREELERWDIRIPVDTDVADLGLEQRRIIEIARALKRRTPLLILDEPTAELEGPEIKRLLSVLNQLRESGLTFLYISHHLAEMYEVCDDVTILRNGRTVAAGALSSFAEHQVVEAMVGEDSAARTARLGAAGEPSPILLDVRALTWQRDLPGVDLQLREGEILGVAGQAGAGGFELAQSLAGLRPVVSGNVALRGVALPFGRVDAAIKAGIGFVPQDRHRSGFVAGMSVAENLTLSVLPALGPAGFVGRARQRRLAAELVDSCGVVTSDLQTPVKALSGGNQQKVVVGRALASDPDVLVLERPTQGVDVASRDALMHRVEQFVADGRAAIVVSDEIDELRYCDRVLVIVQNRFTAEFTSGWEDSELVAAIEGLSQQNTPVENPS; encoded by the coding sequence ATGGCGATGAAGGGTGGGCCGGGGGAGCGCGACCCCGGCCCAGCCACCCTCCATGTCGAGGCGGTCACCAAGCGTTACGGCGCCACTCAAGCGCTCGCCGACGGCGCGCTCACGGTCCGGCGGGGCAGCTCGCACGCTCTTGTCGGTCGTAACGGCGCCGGCAAGTCGACCCTGGTGTCGATCGTCTCCGGCCTGGAGTCCGCCGACAGCGGGATCGTGCGCATCGACGGCGAACCGGTGCCGCCGGTGGCCGACCGCAACGCCTGGAAGTCGCTCGTCTCGTGCGTCTACCAGCGGCCGTCGGTCGTCCCCGGCGCCTCCGTCGCGGAGAACCTCTTCCTCAACGAGCAGCCGACCACCCGGTTCGGCGCCATCGACTGGAAGCGGATGCGTCGGCAGGCTCGGGAGGAGTTGGAGCGCTGGGACATCCGGATTCCGGTGGACACCGATGTGGCAGACCTGGGGCTCGAACAGCGGCGCATCATCGAGATCGCCCGTGCCCTGAAGCGCCGCACTCCGCTGTTGATCCTCGACGAGCCGACTGCCGAGCTCGAAGGGCCTGAGATCAAGCGGCTCCTGTCGGTCCTCAATCAGCTGCGCGAGTCCGGTCTCACCTTCTTGTACATATCCCACCACCTCGCCGAGATGTACGAGGTCTGCGACGACGTGACGATCCTGCGAAATGGGCGCACGGTCGCCGCGGGAGCACTGAGCTCCTTCGCGGAGCATCAAGTGGTCGAGGCCATGGTCGGCGAGGACTCGGCAGCCCGCACCGCGCGACTCGGCGCAGCCGGGGAGCCGTCGCCGATCCTGCTCGACGTTCGTGCCCTGACCTGGCAACGAGATCTACCCGGAGTGGATCTGCAGCTGCGCGAGGGGGAGATCCTAGGCGTGGCGGGACAGGCAGGAGCCGGCGGATTCGAGCTGGCCCAGAGTCTCGCCGGCCTTCGTCCGGTCGTGTCGGGAAACGTGGCACTGCGTGGCGTGGCCCTGCCCTTCGGCCGGGTCGACGCGGCGATCAAGGCCGGCATCGGCTTCGTGCCCCAGGACCGGCACCGGAGCGGCTTCGTGGCAGGGATGTCCGTCGCCGAGAACCTCACCTTGAGCGTCCTGCCGGCACTGGGTCCGGCAGGATTCGTCGGGCGCGCTCGTCAGCGGCGTCTCGCCGCGGAGCTGGTGGACTCCTGCGGGGTGGTCACGTCCGACCTGCAGACCCCGGTCAAGGCGCTCAGCGGAGGCAACCAGCAGAAGGTGGTTGTCGGGAGGGCCCTCGCATCGGACCCGGACGTCCTGGTGCTCGAGCGTCCCACGCAGGGTGTGGACGTCGCCTCGCGTGACGCTCTCATGCACCGCGTCGAGCAGTTTGTCGCGGACGGCAGGGCCGCAATCGTCGTCTCGGACGAGATCGACGAGCTCCGCTACTGCGACCGGGTGCTCGTGATCGTGCAGAACCGCTTTACCGCCGAGTTCACCTCAGGATGGGAGGACTCCGAGCTCGTGGCAGCGATCGAAGGACTGAGTCAGCAGAACACACCCGTGGAGAACCCCTCATGA